The following is a genomic window from Thermoanaerobacterales bacterium.
CGTAGTCGATATTCAGGGTGAGGAGCAGCGTCCGGCAGCCGAGGCGTGCCGCGGCCAGGGCCGCCTCGCACCCGGCATGCCCGGCGCCGATGACGACCACTTCGTAGTCGCCGGCAAGGTACTCCATCACTCTCGTCCCACCTTTAGATACGCCTACATAAAAAAATAAACCGCGCCGGGCGCCGCAGCAACCCGCCGTCAGCCGAGCCCGCCTTAGGAGAGGTGGGAAGTGAGAAGTGGGAAATGAGAGGATAGGGATTCGCGTCTGACGACTGTATGGCCCTCACTTCCCGACGCAGAACCGCTCGAAGATGCGGTCCAGCACCTCCTCGCCCAGGCCGGCCCCGGTGATCTCCCCGAGCGCTTCGACCGCCGCCCGCAGGTCATCGGCCGCCAGCTCCAGCGGCCCGCCGCCGTCCATCACGACGGCCGCGCTCTCCAGGTATTCCGCCGCGCGGGCGAGTGCCGCGCGGTGCCGGGCGTTGCTCACGAGCGGGCGCTCCCCGGCCCTGACCCGCCCGCCCAGGACCAGCTCCTCGATCTTCGCCGCCAGTTCCCCGATGCCCCGCCCTTCGGTGACCGACATCCGCACCACCGGTACCGGCCCGAGGACCGCTTCCACCTCTTCGGGTGTAATCCCATCCGGTACCAGGTCGGTCTTATTAATAACGGCGATACAGCGCCGGCCCCGCACCAACTCCATGATCGCCCGGTCCTCGTCCCCTATGCCGGTAGAGGCGTCGAGCATCACCACCGTCAGTTCGGCGCGGGAGGCCTGCGCACGGGCCCTTTCCACCCCGATCCTCTCCACCTCATCGGTGGTATGCCGCAGGCCGGCCGTATCCACCAGCCGCAGGGGGATGCCCCGCAGGTTGACGGCCTCTTCAATCGTGTCCCGCGTCGTCCCCGGCACCGCGGTGACGATCGCCCGCTGTTCCCCCAGCAGGGCGTTGAGGAGAGAGGACTTGCCGACGTTCGGCTTCCCGAGGATGACCGTGCGCAGCCCGTCCCGGTAGATCCGGCCGATCTCCCCCTCGGCGGCCAGGCGCCGGCAGGTCCCGGCGATCTCCCGCACCGCCGCCGGCAACTCCTCCAACCCTGCCGGGGGCAGGTCGTCCTCCGGAAAATCAATGCTGGCCTCCACCGAAGCCAGCACCTCCAGCGCCTTTTCCCTTAACTCATTGACCTGCCGCGACAGGCCGCCCGCCAGCTGCTCCAGGGCGATCTCCAGCCCGTCCTCGGTCTGCGCGCGGATGACGTCGATCACCGCTTCGGCCTGCGCCAGGTCGAGGCGCCCGTTGAGAAAAGCCCGTTTCGTAAACTCGCCGGGCTCGGCGAGTCTGGCTCCTTGCAGGAGGACCAGCTGCAGGATCCGCCGCAGGGGCACCGGGCCCCCATGGGCGTGGATTTCGACCACGTCCTCCCGGGTGTAGCTCCTGGGCGCACGCATGACCGCCACCAGCACCTCGTCGACCCGCCTCCCGTTCCCGGGATCGACGATTTTCCCGTAAACCATACGATACCCCGGCCCGGCGCGCCAGTCACGCCGGTGCCGGGGAACGAAAATCCGGTCGACAATTTCCAGGGCCTCCGGGCCGCTCAGCCTTACGATGCCGATGGCCGCCTCGGCCAGCCCGGTGGCCACCGCCGCGACGGTATCCTGCGTCACCTCTCGGCCACCTACCTCCGCGGGGCGATAATGATCTTACGGAAGGGTTCCTCCCCCTCGCTGAAGGTGTAGATGTCGTCCCGCCCCCGCAATGTGGTGTGAATAATCCGCCGTTCCTGCGGGCTCATCGGTTCCAGGACCACGCTGCGGCCGCGCCTCTTAGCCTTGTCCGCCAGCCGCATGGCCAGCTTCTGCAGGGTCTCTTCCCGCTTCTTGCGGTACCCCTCTACGTCAAGGAAGACCTTCTTGCGTTGCTCGCCCCGCTCCTTGTTCAGGGTCAGGCTGACGATGTACTGCAGCGCGTTGAGGGTCTCCCCCCGGCGTCCGATGAGTATCCCGAGGCTCTTTCCCTCGAGATTGATGAAAAGGTGTTCCTCTTCCTCCTGCACCGTTACCTCGGGCTCGACACCCATCGCCCGGGTGATTTTCTCCACCAGGCCCCGCGCCTGGTCGGCGATCCCTTCCTTAACGGTGAGACGCACCCGCGCCGGGCGGCTTCCCAAGAGGCCGAACAAGCCCTTCGTCGGCTCTTCGAGAACCTCGGTCTCGACCTGTTCGCGGCTCACACCCAGTTCCCGCAGGCCCGCCTCA
Proteins encoded in this region:
- the jag gene encoding RNA-binding cell elongation regulator Jag/EloR, coding for MPRSLESSGKSVEEAVEAGLRELGVSREQVETEVLEEPTKGLFGLLGSRPARVRLTVKEGIADQARGLVEKITRAMGVEPEVTVQEEEEHLFINLEGKSLGILIGRRGETLNALQYIVSLTLNKERGEQRKKVFLDVEGYRKKREETLQKLAMRLADKAKRRGRSVVLEPMSPQERRIIHTTLRGRDDIYTFSEGEEPFRKIIIAPRR
- the mnmE gene encoding tRNA uridine-5-carboxymethylaminomethyl(34) synthesis GTPase MnmE, translated to MTQDTVAAVATGLAEAAIGIVRLSGPEALEIVDRIFVPRHRRDWRAGPGYRMVYGKIVDPGNGRRVDEVLVAVMRAPRSYTREDVVEIHAHGGPVPLRRILQLVLLQGARLAEPGEFTKRAFLNGRLDLAQAEAVIDVIRAQTEDGLEIALEQLAGGLSRQVNELREKALEVLASVEASIDFPEDDLPPAGLEELPAAVREIAGTCRRLAAEGEIGRIYRDGLRTVILGKPNVGKSSLLNALLGEQRAIVTAVPGTTRDTIEEAVNLRGIPLRLVDTAGLRHTTDEVERIGVERARAQASRAELTVVMLDASTGIGDEDRAIMELVRGRRCIAVINKTDLVPDGITPEEVEAVLGPVPVVRMSVTEGRGIGELAAKIEELVLGGRVRAGERPLVSNARHRAALARAAEYLESAAVVMDGGGPLELAADDLRAAVEALGEITGAGLGEEVLDRIFERFCVGK